In Arthrobacter citreus, a genomic segment contains:
- a CDS encoding AEC family transporter, with the protein MLGVLTGFTVVWIIILVGYLIGRLGVLGANAQTVLSRLAFFVASPALLLVTMSDADLHTVFSLPLLVAGASAFVTAGAFVLCTRWWLRRPLPELLISAMSSSLVNGANLGLPIAVYVLGDAAFIAPVLIFQMAIFTPMYLMLLDSATSGQRTSLRTFAGQVLRNPIIIGTLIGLFLAATGLKLPVIILEPVTLIGGAAVPAMLLAFGISLVGSRLLQADGGRRADVVLASAFKLLLQPVLAYLLARFVLGMEGHLLFAVVVTAALPTAQNVFVAANRYEEGVLVAKDTVLLTTLISLPVLVVIAALLT; encoded by the coding sequence GTGCTGGGGGTACTGACCGGATTTACGGTTGTCTGGATCATCATCCTTGTCGGTTATCTGATCGGCAGGTTGGGAGTGCTGGGGGCAAACGCCCAGACGGTCCTGAGCAGGCTTGCCTTCTTCGTTGCCTCGCCCGCCCTGCTGCTGGTCACCATGAGCGACGCTGACCTGCACACCGTGTTTTCGCTGCCGCTGCTGGTGGCCGGTGCCAGCGCCTTCGTGACGGCAGGCGCCTTTGTGCTGTGCACGCGATGGTGGCTGCGCCGCCCGCTGCCCGAACTGCTCATTTCGGCCATGTCATCCTCCCTGGTCAACGGAGCCAACCTTGGGCTGCCGATTGCGGTGTACGTCCTCGGAGACGCGGCCTTCATTGCGCCGGTCCTGATTTTCCAGATGGCCATCTTCACTCCGATGTACCTGATGCTCCTGGATTCCGCCACCAGCGGGCAGCGCACCTCGCTGCGGACTTTCGCGGGCCAGGTCCTGCGCAATCCCATCATCATCGGCACCCTGATCGGGCTGTTCCTGGCCGCCACCGGGCTGAAGCTTCCGGTCATCATCCTCGAACCGGTCACCCTGATCGGCGGCGCGGCCGTGCCGGCCATGCTGCTGGCCTTCGGGATTTCGCTGGTGGGCTCCCGGCTCCTGCAGGCCGACGGCGGGAGACGCGCCGACGTAGTGCTCGCCTCGGCCTTCAAGCTGCTGCTGCAGCCGGTCCTGGCGTACCTGCTTGCCCGGTTTGTCCTGGGGATGGAAGGGCATCTGTTGTTCGCCGTCGTCGTTACCGCGGCCCTGCCAACCGCACAAAACGTGTTTGTTGCCGCCAACCGGTACGAGGAAGGGGTGCTCGTGGCCAAGGACACCGTCCTGCTGACCACTTTGATCTCCCTTCCGGTGCTGGTGGTCATCGCTGCGCTCCTGACCTGA
- a CDS encoding extracellular solute-binding protein, translated as MPTDARKYGRSRVRSYAAAGFALAVGATLLSGCSSAEGPPTLTWYINPDAGGQANIAETCSEQSDGAYTIQTSLLPNDAAAQREQLARRLAAGDDTMDIMSLDPPFVPEFAEPGYLAPVPEDVAERTTQDVVEGALAGARWKDKLVAVPFWANTQILWYRKSVAEAAGMDMSQPVTWDQIIEAAASQDKFIGVQGARAESMTVWVNALIESAGGTIVENPDASAADIKLGIDSEAGTQAAEIVSTIGKEGLGGPGLPTQTENTSMIQFQGDEGSFMVNYPFVWPATNEAVTAGTLPAELIDDIGWTLYPQVNEGEDTAPPLGGIDLGVGSNSKYPDLAYQAIECIVSPENQAQYFTSNGNPPASAAAYDAPGVSDTFPMAETIRESLELSKPRPQTPYYNEVSTGIQQTWTPPSAVDPATTPATSAEFILAVLKGEKLL; from the coding sequence ATGCCAACGGACGCAAGAAAGTACGGCCGATCCCGGGTAAGGAGCTATGCTGCCGCGGGGTTCGCCCTCGCCGTCGGGGCCACGCTGCTCAGCGGCTGCAGCTCTGCCGAAGGACCTCCCACACTCACCTGGTACATCAACCCCGACGCCGGCGGACAGGCCAACATCGCCGAGACCTGCAGCGAGCAGTCGGACGGTGCCTACACGATTCAGACGTCGCTCCTCCCCAATGACGCGGCTGCCCAGCGCGAGCAGCTCGCCCGCCGGTTGGCGGCCGGGGACGACACCATGGACATCATGAGCCTGGACCCGCCGTTCGTGCCGGAGTTCGCGGAACCGGGTTATTTGGCCCCCGTGCCCGAGGATGTTGCGGAACGCACCACCCAGGATGTGGTCGAAGGCGCACTCGCGGGAGCACGCTGGAAGGACAAGCTGGTGGCCGTTCCCTTCTGGGCCAACACGCAGATCCTCTGGTACCGGAAGTCAGTGGCTGAAGCGGCCGGGATGGACATGAGCCAGCCCGTGACATGGGACCAGATCATTGAAGCGGCTGCCAGCCAGGACAAGTTCATTGGCGTCCAGGGTGCCCGCGCCGAGTCCATGACCGTGTGGGTGAACGCCCTGATTGAATCGGCCGGCGGCACGATCGTGGAAAACCCCGACGCATCGGCGGCTGACATCAAGCTTGGCATCGACTCGGAGGCCGGAACCCAGGCTGCGGAGATCGTGTCCACCATCGGCAAGGAAGGGCTCGGCGGTCCAGGCCTTCCCACCCAGACCGAAAACACCTCCATGATCCAGTTCCAGGGGGATGAGGGTTCCTTCATGGTGAACTACCCCTTCGTCTGGCCGGCCACCAATGAAGCGGTGACCGCCGGCACATTGCCGGCGGAACTGATCGATGACATCGGCTGGACCCTGTACCCGCAGGTCAACGAGGGTGAGGACACCGCTCCCCCGCTGGGCGGCATCGACTTGGGTGTCGGTTCCAACAGCAAGTATCCGGACCTGGCCTACCAGGCCATCGAGTGCATCGTCAGCCCCGAAAACCAGGCCCAGTACTTCACCAGCAACGGCAACCCGCCGGCCAGCGCGGCAGCATACGACGCACCCGGAGTGAGCGACACCTTCCCGATGGCCGAAACCATCAGGGAGTCCCTCGAGTTATCCAAGCCCCGGCCGCAAACCCCGTACTACAACGAGGTGTCGACCGGAATCCAGCAGACCTGGACTCCGCCAAGCGCGGTTGATCCGGCCACCACGCCGGCAACAAGCGCCGAGTTCATTCTTGCGGTCCTGAAAGGGGAGAAGCTGTTGTGA
- a CDS encoding sn-glycerol-3-phosphate ABC transporter ATP-binding protein UgpC, translating into MASITLKNLVKKYGDGFPAVNDVSLDIADGEFIILVGPSGCGKSTLLRMIVGLEDITSGDLLINGQRVNDKAPRDRNLAMVFQNYALYPHLTVFENIAFPLRLAKGKYTEEQVHKLVNDAAATLELTEHLDRKPANLSGGQRQRVAMGRAIVRQADAFLFDEPLSNLDAKLRGQMRSEISQMQRRLGTTSVYVTHDQTEAMTLGDRVAVLKKGILQQVASPRELYEQPINLFVAGFIGSPSMNFLPATVDGNVLRTAVGDLTIPQDKADKAAGKEIVLVGLRPEFFEDAKFVDEAKRPHGSIFIAPISHTEWLGNEQYGYIPFNPDPEVKELLDNLARDMDADELRPQIVVTLDAASRIRGGRDAELWLDTRKVHLFDPESGENLTRDARAGAELTEEANAARAEEIAMARENDAVASGVES; encoded by the coding sequence ATGGCATCGATCACCCTCAAGAACCTCGTCAAGAAGTACGGCGACGGCTTTCCCGCCGTCAACGATGTCAGTCTGGACATCGCGGACGGCGAGTTCATCATCCTGGTGGGCCCTTCCGGCTGCGGAAAGTCCACGCTGCTGCGCATGATCGTGGGCCTGGAAGACATCACCTCGGGGGACCTGCTGATCAACGGGCAGCGCGTGAATGACAAGGCGCCCCGCGACCGCAACCTCGCCATGGTGTTCCAGAACTACGCCCTCTACCCGCACCTGACCGTCTTCGAAAACATCGCATTTCCGCTTCGCCTGGCCAAGGGGAAGTACACCGAGGAGCAGGTGCACAAGCTGGTCAACGACGCGGCGGCCACCCTGGAGCTGACGGAGCACCTGGACCGCAAGCCAGCCAACCTTTCCGGCGGACAGCGCCAGCGGGTGGCCATGGGCCGGGCCATCGTCCGCCAGGCCGACGCGTTCCTCTTTGACGAGCCGCTGTCCAACCTCGACGCCAAGCTGCGCGGCCAGATGAGGTCCGAGATTTCACAAATGCAGCGCCGGCTCGGGACCACCAGCGTCTACGTGACGCACGACCAAACCGAGGCCATGACTCTGGGTGACCGGGTTGCCGTCCTCAAGAAGGGCATCCTGCAGCAGGTTGCCTCGCCCCGTGAACTTTACGAGCAGCCCATCAACCTCTTTGTGGCCGGCTTCATCGGCTCGCCGTCGATGAACTTCCTGCCCGCAACGGTGGACGGCAACGTCCTGCGGACGGCGGTGGGAGACCTCACCATCCCGCAGGATAAGGCGGACAAGGCAGCGGGGAAGGAGATCGTCCTCGTGGGCCTGCGGCCGGAGTTCTTCGAGGACGCCAAGTTCGTGGACGAGGCAAAGCGCCCGCACGGCTCCATCTTCATTGCTCCCATCAGCCACACCGAATGGCTGGGCAACGAGCAGTACGGTTACATCCCCTTCAATCCGGACCCCGAGGTGAAGGAGCTGCTGGACAACCTGGCCCGCGACATGGACGCCGACGAGCTGCGTCCGCAGATTGTCGTCACCCTCGATGCCGCTTCGCGCATCCGCGGCGGCCGGGATGCCGAGCTGTGGCTGGACACCCGCAAGGTGCACCTGTTCGACCCGGAGTCCGGGGAAAACCTCACCCGTGATGCGCGGGCGGGAGCCGAGCTCACGGAGGAAGCCAACGCCGCACGGGCCGAAGAAATCGCCATGGCGCGTGAAAACGACGCCGTGGCCAGCGGGGTCGAATCCTAG
- a CDS encoding sugar ABC transporter permease — translation MSTSVEAPRGTTPAPAPAKPRLSDRARSERRLGLWLAFPAFIIMLAVTAYPILLALWESLFKYRLTAPADREFIGLGNYAVILTDSLFWRDLGVTLLITVITVVVELVLGFILALVMNSALKAVRGWLRTAILVPYGIITVVSAFAWFYAFDIDSGYINHWFDWVPGINPDLNWFADGPTALFVIMASEIWKTTPFISLLLLAGLAQVPGELTEAAEVDGATWWQRMSRVILPNMKAAIMVAVLFRALDAFRIFDNVYIMTNGAYGTEVLSLLAYRTSITRLEIGMGSAVSVLLFLCVIIICFIAIKLFKVDLTGARGGN, via the coding sequence GTGAGTACTTCCGTAGAAGCACCCCGGGGAACCACCCCCGCCCCGGCGCCAGCGAAGCCCCGGCTCAGCGACCGGGCCCGCTCGGAGCGGCGGCTCGGCCTGTGGCTGGCTTTCCCGGCCTTCATCATCATGCTGGCGGTCACCGCCTACCCGATCCTGCTGGCCTTGTGGGAATCACTCTTCAAGTACCGGCTCACGGCTCCAGCCGACCGCGAATTCATTGGCTTGGGCAACTACGCTGTGATCCTCACGGATTCCCTGTTTTGGCGGGACCTCGGGGTAACACTGCTGATCACCGTCATCACCGTCGTCGTGGAACTCGTGCTGGGCTTCATCCTCGCCCTGGTGATGAACAGTGCACTGAAAGCCGTCCGGGGCTGGCTCCGCACCGCCATCCTGGTACCCTACGGCATCATCACCGTGGTTTCGGCCTTCGCCTGGTTCTATGCCTTCGACATCGATTCGGGATATATCAACCACTGGTTTGACTGGGTGCCGGGCATCAACCCTGACCTGAACTGGTTCGCCGACGGCCCCACTGCCCTCTTCGTCATCATGGCCTCCGAAATCTGGAAAACCACCCCGTTCATCTCCCTCCTGCTTCTTGCCGGACTGGCGCAGGTTCCGGGCGAGCTGACCGAGGCCGCCGAAGTGGACGGTGCCACCTGGTGGCAGCGGATGTCCCGGGTCATCCTCCCGAACATGAAGGCGGCCATCATGGTTGCAGTGCTCTTCCGGGCACTGGATGCCTTCCGCATTTTCGACAACGTCTACATCATGACCAACGGCGCGTACGGGACGGAGGTCCTCTCCCTGCTCGCCTACCGCACCTCGATTACCAGGCTCGAAATCGGCATGGGCTCGGCCGTTTCCGTGCTGCTGTTCCTCTGCGTGATCATCATCTGCTTCATCGCCATCAAACTGTTCAAGGTGGACCTCACCGGTGCACGAGGGGGTAACTAA
- the dcd gene encoding dCTP deaminase, giving the protein MLISDRDIRTEIADKRIVLDPYDPGMVQPSSVDVRIDRFFRLFDNHKYAHIDPSLDQPDLTRLVEVDPDEPFILHPGEFVLGSTYETVTLPDDIAARLEGKSSLGRLGLLTHSTAGFIDPGFSGHVTLELSNMATLPIKLWPGSKIGQLCFFRLTSPAEFAYGSGQYGNRYQGQRGPTASRSHLNFHRTTV; this is encoded by the coding sequence GTGCTGATTTCTGACCGCGACATCCGAACCGAAATTGCCGACAAGCGGATCGTTCTTGATCCCTACGACCCCGGAATGGTCCAGCCATCCAGCGTGGACGTGCGCATTGACCGGTTTTTCCGGCTTTTCGACAACCACAAGTACGCGCACATCGACCCGTCCCTGGACCAGCCGGACCTGACGCGGCTGGTGGAGGTTGACCCCGATGAGCCGTTCATCCTGCATCCGGGCGAATTTGTGCTCGGCTCCACCTACGAGACCGTGACCCTGCCGGACGACATCGCCGCGAGGCTGGAGGGTAAATCGTCTCTGGGCCGCCTCGGACTGCTGACGCACTCCACGGCCGGATTTATTGATCCCGGGTTCTCCGGTCACGTCACTTTGGAACTGTCCAACATGGCGACGCTGCCGATCAAGCTGTGGCCCGGTTCCAAGATTGGCCAGCTGTGCTTCTTCCGGCTGACTTCTCCGGCGGAGTTCGCCTATGGCTCCGGCCAGTACGGCAACCGCTACCAGGGACAGCGCGGCCCGACGGCGTCGCGCAGCCACCTGAACTTCCACCGCACCACGGTCTAG
- a CDS encoding MFS transporter, protein MVSNTRTSSSSAEAPPIRKRQVLAWASWDWGSAAFNAVMTTFVFTVYLTSESFGGEAHASSVLGYGVALAGVVVAVLAPVVGQRSDAGGRRKMWLGINTGLICLATALCFFVFPRPEFLLLGVGLIALGNVFSEFAGVNYNAMLSQISTPANVGRVSGFGWGMGYVGGIAALAAVLVGFINPDVGWFGVTSEDGLNIRAVAVFSAVWLAVFALPVLFAVPEVPRQQRAAGIGFLASYGLLFRRVKAIFKTSPHTVWFLLASAIFRDGLAAVFTFGGVIAGGTFDWPMSQIIVFAIFGNVVAAAGAIAGGFLDDLAGPKKVIVFSLIGLLISGSVIAVCGPDNVDFLGIQWSGDTTFWVFGLLLCLFVGPAQSASRAFLSRLAPEGEEAELFGLYATTGRAVSFLAPALFAVFISIFGAQRYGILGILLVLLLGLLALLPVRSPDKTPRAVVPEV, encoded by the coding sequence ATGGTCTCCAACACACGAACTTCCAGCTCCTCCGCCGAGGCGCCGCCCATCCGGAAACGGCAAGTCCTGGCCTGGGCGTCCTGGGACTGGGGATCCGCTGCGTTCAACGCGGTCATGACCACTTTCGTCTTCACCGTGTACCTGACATCGGAGAGTTTTGGCGGAGAGGCCCATGCATCCTCCGTCCTGGGTTACGGTGTTGCGCTGGCCGGCGTCGTCGTGGCAGTGCTGGCACCCGTTGTCGGTCAGCGTTCGGACGCCGGCGGGCGGCGGAAGATGTGGCTGGGGATCAATACGGGACTGATATGCCTGGCGACCGCCCTGTGCTTCTTTGTTTTCCCCCGGCCGGAATTCCTGCTCCTGGGGGTGGGCCTGATCGCGCTGGGCAACGTCTTCAGCGAATTCGCGGGCGTGAACTACAACGCCATGCTGTCGCAGATTTCCACGCCGGCCAACGTCGGGAGGGTCAGCGGTTTCGGCTGGGGCATGGGGTACGTGGGCGGAATCGCCGCGCTGGCGGCGGTGCTTGTCGGTTTCATCAACCCCGACGTCGGGTGGTTTGGCGTGACGTCGGAGGACGGCCTGAACATCCGTGCGGTCGCCGTCTTTTCAGCGGTCTGGCTGGCAGTGTTTGCGCTGCCGGTGCTGTTCGCCGTTCCCGAGGTTCCCCGGCAGCAGCGGGCGGCCGGAATTGGCTTCCTTGCGTCCTACGGACTGCTCTTCCGCCGCGTCAAGGCCATTTTCAAGACCAGCCCGCACACGGTGTGGTTCCTGTTGGCCAGTGCAATTTTCCGTGACGGCCTGGCCGCGGTCTTCACCTTTGGCGGCGTGATTGCCGGCGGAACCTTCGACTGGCCAATGAGCCAGATCATCGTGTTTGCGATCTTCGGCAACGTGGTGGCCGCGGCCGGCGCGATCGCCGGCGGATTCCTTGATGACCTGGCCGGGCCGAAGAAGGTCATTGTCTTCTCGCTGATCGGGCTGCTCATCTCCGGCAGCGTCATTGCCGTGTGCGGGCCTGACAACGTGGACTTCCTGGGAATCCAGTGGTCCGGCGACACCACCTTCTGGGTTTTCGGCCTGCTGCTGTGCCTGTTTGTGGGGCCGGCGCAGTCCGCGTCGAGGGCCTTCCTCTCCCGGCTCGCGCCGGAAGGCGAGGAAGCTGAGCTGTTTGGGCTCTACGCCACCACCGGACGCGCCGTGAGCTTCCTGGCACCGGCCCTGTTTGCGGTGTTCATCAGCATCTTCGGCGCCCAGCGTTACGGCATCCTGGGCATCCTGCTGGTCCTGCTGCTGGGCCTGCTGGCCCTGCTGCCCGTCCGGTCACCGGACAAGACGCCGCGCGCCGTGGTCCCGGAGGTCTAA
- a CDS encoding protealysin inhibitor emfourin — MRIVVVRTGGFAGLTRVWSTQVSSEEAEQEWLPLLQNPPPQQPGGPDRFVYEIQVGQAAVTLPEHCVQGRWRDLVDRARQAGENGPGQAGSDGGGDSAGKGLQGEFE, encoded by the coding sequence GTGAGGATCGTGGTGGTCCGCACCGGCGGATTTGCCGGCCTCACCAGGGTCTGGAGCACCCAGGTGAGTTCCGAGGAAGCGGAGCAGGAATGGCTGCCGCTGCTGCAGAATCCGCCGCCGCAGCAGCCGGGCGGTCCTGACCGGTTTGTGTATGAAATCCAGGTGGGCCAAGCGGCGGTCACGCTGCCTGAGCACTGCGTGCAGGGCAGGTGGCGGGATTTGGTGGACCGTGCCCGGCAGGCCGGCGAAAATGGCCCGGGCCAGGCCGGCAGTGACGGCGGCGGAGACAGCGCCGGCAAAGGCCTGCAAGGCGAATTCGAGTGA
- a CDS encoding carbohydrate ABC transporter permease: MKGSATKRRLTWTIISILVILYALFPVASILATSFKLPSDLTSGTFLPTTWSFSNYEQILVGDAQGLFLSSLRNSIGISLIATFIAVILATLCAYAIARLDFPGKKLILTTALGVSIFPVISIVTPLFNLWRNIGLYDTWPGLIIPYLSLTLPISIWTLSAFFRQIPWELEQAAQVDGATTWQAFRKAIVPLAAPGVFTTAIIAFFIAWNDFVYGISLTSTDAARPVPAALAFFTGASQFEEPTGAISAAAIIVTIPVVVLVLAFQRQIVSGLTQGAVKG, from the coding sequence ATGAAAGGCTCAGCCACGAAGCGGAGACTGACCTGGACGATCATCTCGATCCTGGTCATTCTTTACGCGCTGTTTCCGGTCGCCTCCATCCTCGCCACGTCGTTCAAGCTCCCCAGCGACCTGACCTCGGGAACCTTCCTTCCCACCACCTGGTCGTTCTCGAACTATGAGCAGATCCTGGTGGGCGACGCGCAGGGCCTGTTCCTTTCATCCCTCCGCAACTCGATCGGCATCTCGCTCATCGCCACGTTCATCGCGGTGATCCTGGCGACACTCTGCGCCTACGCCATAGCCCGCCTGGACTTCCCGGGCAAGAAGCTGATCCTGACCACGGCCCTTGGCGTATCGATCTTCCCGGTTATTTCCATCGTGACGCCGCTGTTCAACCTGTGGCGCAACATCGGCCTCTACGACACGTGGCCCGGGCTGATCATTCCGTACCTGTCCCTGACGCTTCCCATCTCCATCTGGACCCTGTCCGCCTTTTTCCGGCAGATCCCCTGGGAGCTGGAGCAGGCAGCCCAGGTGGACGGAGCAACCACGTGGCAGGCCTTCCGCAAAGCCATCGTGCCCCTGGCCGCGCCCGGCGTTTTCACCACCGCGATCATTGCGTTTTTCATCGCATGGAATGACTTCGTGTACGGCATTTCGCTCACCTCCACCGACGCGGCCCGCCCGGTTCCCGCGGCCCTGGCGTTTTTCACCGGGGCTTCGCAGTTCGAAGAACCAACCGGCGCCATTTCGGCAGCCGCAATTATTGTCACCATTCCCGTTGTAGTCCTGGTGCTGGCGTTCCAGCGCCAGATCGTCTCGGGTCTAACCCAGGGCGCTGTCAAGGGCTAG
- the kynA gene encoding tryptophan 2,3-dioxygenase — protein MSVSRNTRSLEAGIERDFTDKMSYGSYLALDDLLGAQHPVSSPEHHDEMLFIIQHQTSELWLKLVLHELRAVRAKLAGDDLRAAMKGIARIKHIQRSLTEQWSVLATLTPSEYAEFRADLGASSGFQSYQYRAVEFLLGNKNAAMVKVFAADPAAEALLTELLEQTSIYDEFIRFLHRRGYAVPEELLTRDVTQAHVASEALMRVYQHVYENASEHWDIYEACEELVDLEDNFQLWRFRHLKTVERTIGFKRGTGGSSGASFLQRALELTFFPELYAVRTEIGR, from the coding sequence ATGAGCGTCAGCAGGAACACCCGCAGCCTTGAAGCGGGTATTGAGCGGGACTTCACCGACAAAATGAGCTACGGCTCCTACCTTGCACTGGATGACCTGCTGGGGGCACAGCATCCCGTCAGCAGCCCGGAGCACCACGATGAAATGCTGTTCATCATCCAGCACCAAACGTCGGAGCTGTGGTTGAAGCTGGTCCTGCACGAACTGCGGGCGGTGCGCGCCAAGCTGGCCGGCGATGACCTGCGCGCGGCGATGAAGGGCATTGCCCGGATCAAGCACATCCAGCGCTCGCTGACGGAGCAATGGTCCGTGCTGGCCACCCTGACGCCGTCGGAGTACGCGGAGTTCCGCGCGGACCTGGGCGCATCCAGCGGCTTCCAGTCCTATCAGTACCGCGCCGTGGAGTTCCTGCTGGGAAACAAGAACGCGGCCATGGTGAAGGTGTTCGCCGCGGATCCGGCGGCCGAGGCACTGCTCACCGAGCTGCTGGAGCAAACCAGCATTTACGACGAATTCATCCGCTTCCTGCACCGGCGCGGATACGCGGTTCCCGAGGAGCTGCTGACCCGGGATGTCACCCAGGCCCACGTTGCGAGTGAGGCACTGATGCGTGTTTACCAACACGTTTACGAGAACGCGTCCGAGCACTGGGACATTTATGAGGCATGCGAGGAGCTCGTGGATCTCGAGGACAACTTCCAGCTGTGGCGCTTCCGGCACCTGAAAACCGTGGAGCGCACCATTGGTTTCAAGCGGGGAACCGGCGGATCTTCAGGCGCTTCCTTCCTCCAGCGCGCACTGGAACTGACGTTTTTCCCCGAGCTGTACGCGGTCCGGACGGAAATCGGCCGGTAG
- a CDS encoding SseB family protein, translated as MENTDSTDVTGGPQDNSAPGQTQYRDPEGAAALEEAIVAGKEGRISSQELVARICESELLSVGRLQDEQDPSSFQALVLKAPEGDSAVAATFTTAARVPAQIREQAPVMVKAGGEATLRSIAQGYGLAINPGSDMGLELGPEGVAAIVAAYDQAAANQAAAAQSADASGEATDPQAP; from the coding sequence ATGGAGAACACCGACAGCACAGACGTCACCGGCGGCCCGCAGGACAACTCCGCGCCGGGACAGACCCAGTACCGGGACCCGGAGGGGGCAGCAGCCCTCGAGGAAGCAATTGTGGCCGGCAAAGAGGGACGGATCAGCAGCCAGGAACTGGTGGCACGGATCTGCGAATCGGAGCTGCTGAGCGTCGGACGCCTCCAGGACGAGCAGGATCCCTCCTCCTTCCAGGCCCTCGTTCTGAAGGCACCGGAGGGGGACTCCGCCGTCGCCGCCACCTTTACCACCGCCGCCCGCGTGCCCGCCCAGATCAGGGAGCAGGCGCCCGTCATGGTTAAGGCCGGTGGCGAAGCCACGCTGCGCAGCATTGCGCAGGGGTACGGGCTGGCCATCAACCCGGGCAGCGACATGGGCCTGGAGCTGGGCCCCGAGGGTGTGGCAGCCATCGTGGCCGCCTATGACCAGGCGGCAGCCAACCAGGCGGCAGCCGCCCAGTCAGCGGATGCTTCCGGCGAAGCCACGGACCCGCAGGCACCCTAG
- a CDS encoding M4 family metallopeptidase: MICSIVPPYLLARIAEQQGTSFSKAAEAARRALVELPPLEQARSQAREFPAPPQGNAVAPSLRREVSDAGGTETLPGTLARAEGDEPTRDDAVDEAYEGLGATHALFRDIYGRASVDGAGGVLAATVHYGREYDNAFWNGERMVCGDGDGEVFQRFTKSLTVIAHELTHGVIQYTSRFEYQGQAGALNESVSDVFGVLTEQKLLRQEAAKASWLVGAGLFTDQVSGTAIRSLKAPGTAYDDDVLGKDPQPATMDGYVSTAADNGGVHINSGIPNHAFYLAATTLGNFAWERAGQMWYDTITEQDLPVDCTFTRFAAGTLAAAGKRYGTTGDEYAAVAAAWKATGVLP, encoded by the coding sequence ATGATCTGTTCGATAGTTCCCCCTTACCTGCTGGCCCGCATCGCCGAACAGCAGGGAACCAGCTTCAGCAAGGCGGCGGAGGCAGCCCGGCGGGCCTTGGTTGAGCTGCCTCCACTGGAGCAGGCACGTTCCCAGGCCAGGGAGTTCCCCGCCCCGCCCCAGGGCAACGCCGTGGCCCCTTCCCTGCGGCGCGAGGTGTCCGACGCCGGCGGAACTGAAACCCTGCCCGGCACCCTGGCCCGGGCGGAGGGCGATGAACCAACCCGGGACGACGCGGTGGATGAAGCCTACGAGGGGCTGGGAGCAACCCACGCCCTCTTCCGGGACATCTATGGCAGGGCCTCCGTGGACGGCGCCGGCGGTGTACTCGCGGCCACCGTCCACTATGGGCGCGAGTATGACAACGCCTTCTGGAACGGCGAGCGCATGGTCTGCGGAGACGGCGACGGCGAGGTGTTCCAGCGGTTCACGAAGTCGCTGACGGTCATCGCCCACGAGCTGACGCACGGCGTCATCCAGTACACGTCGCGCTTCGAGTACCAGGGCCAGGCCGGGGCCCTGAATGAGTCGGTGTCGGACGTCTTCGGTGTCCTCACCGAACAGAAGCTGCTGCGCCAGGAAGCAGCGAAAGCCTCGTGGCTGGTGGGCGCCGGGCTGTTCACGGACCAGGTGTCCGGCACCGCCATCCGCTCCCTGAAGGCTCCCGGGACGGCGTACGACGACGACGTGCTGGGCAAGGATCCGCAGCCCGCCACGATGGACGGCTACGTTTCCACCGCGGCGGACAACGGCGGGGTCCACATCAACTCCGGCATCCCCAACCATGCCTTCTACCTCGCGGCCACAACGCTGGGCAATTTCGCCTGGGAGCGCGCCGGGCAGATGTGGTACGACACCATCACCGAGCAGGACCTCCCGGTGGACTGCACCTTCACCCGGTTTGCCGCTGGAACCCTGGCAGCTGCCGGAAAGCGCTACGGCACCACGGGAGATGAATACGCCGCGGTTGCTGCTGCCTGGAAAGCGACAGGTGTGCTGCCGTGA